CATAAATTTCTTTTTCCATAAATTCATTATACTTTTTTTCTGGAATTTTACCATCTTTATCCGTATTTTTTGCTATAAACTGCTTTAAATATTTATTCAGTTCATCTAAATTTCTCCCTGCATACTCTTTCACCATAACTGCTGTATCAACATTTCCATAATCAAAAATATAAAAATACGGATATGATAATTCAGGAATTTTTATTACAATGTAATCTGAAAAAACTTTTGTTTTATGCTCTCTGCCAAATAAATAATCATCCCCACCTTCTGGTGAAACTATTATTTCATCAGTAACAATATTTTTTATTGCGTCATGAATTATCAGCATCTTCTTAATTTTTTTTATTCTTTCTTTAACAAAATCTTTTAACGTAACATCTGATTCTTTGTTAAAGTACAGTTTATCATCTTTAAAACTAATATCCCAATATCTCTTTGCTTTAAAATTTGATAAATCGGTATTAAGTTTAACTAAAATACCTATATTTCGTTCATCCCAACCCAAGGATTTTGGATCTGTGATAAACAATGAACCTAGACATTTTCCTGTGGTAAATTCACAATATCCTCTTACTTTTTGGATTTCAAATCCAGTTTCTAATTTTTGAACAAGATTTTGAGCATAGTGATAGTAAACTCTTTTATCCATTTCTATAGACTTAGAAAATATTATTGTTTGTAATATAAAAAAATATAAAATAATTTTTACTGCTCTCATTTTGTCTCCTTTCTTTATTATATATCATAAATTTTAATTAATAACATTAATGTTTTTTATTATTTTAACATAATTTATATATAAATGTAAATGTTAAAATTTTTATTAGGGAAATAAATTTTTGAAATATAAGTTTAGTAAACCGATAAGATTAAGTAATCTTGTTTTTTTATAAAAAATGTGGTATTCTTAAGACAAGGAAATCTAATTTTATAATGAATACAATTATGTAACTGATTGTATAAAATGGAAAGGACGAAGAAAATGAAAAAATATGATGCAATAATAATTGGATTTGGAAAAGGTGGAAAAACTTTGGCAGGATTTTTGGCTGGGAAAGGTCAAAATGTGGCTTTGATTGAGAAATCGGACAAGATGTACGGAGGGACTTGTATAAATATTGGGTGTATTCCTACGAAAAAACTTGTTGACAGTACAAAAGTTCTTAAAAATAAAGGATTAAGCGGTATTGAGGAAAAGGAAAGATTTTATGAGGAAAGCATAAATAATAAAAATACATTGATTGGTGCATTACGTGGAAAAAATTATGAAATGCTGGCTACAAAGGAAAATATTGATATTTATGATGGATTTGGAAGCTTTGTTTCAAAAAATGTTGTTAATATTGAAAGTAATGGGGAAAATGTTCAGATTGAAGGAGAAAAAATATTTATAAATACAGGTTCAGTTACAATAATTCCTGGTATAAAAGGGCTTAAAGAAAGTAATCACGTTTATACAAGCACTTCAATTATGGAATTAAAGGAACTTCCTAAAAAATTGACTATTTTGGGAGCAGGGTACATTGGGCTGGAATTTGCTTCAATGTATGCTGATTTTGGGTCAGAAGTTACAGTGATTGATTTGGCACAAAGACTTATGCCTAGGGAAGATGAAGAAATTGCTGATAGAGCAAAGGCTATATTTGAGGCAAAAGGAATTAAATTTTTACTGGAATCAAAAATTGAGGAAATTGTTGATAAAAATGGAAAAGGATACGTGCAAATTTCACAAGGAGCAAGCAAGAGCGAAATTGAATCAGACGCAATTCTTGTGGCAATTGGAAGAAAACCTAATACAGAAGGACTTAATTTAGAAGCAGCAGGAGTAAAAACTGACGAAAAAGGTGCGGTTGTAGTTGACGAAACATTGAAAACGACAGCTGATAACATTTGGGCAATGGGAGATGTGAAAGGCGGACTTCAATTTACATATATTTCTCTTGACGACTTTAGAATAATAAGAGATAATCTTTACAATGGAGGAAATAGAACAGTAAATGACAGAAATGTAATTCCATATAGCGTATTCATAAATCCACCTTTATCAAGAGTTGGAATGACTGAAAGCGAAGCAATTGCCAAAGGATATGAAGTAAAAACAGGAAGACTTGAAGCAATGGCAATTCCAAAAGCAAAAATAGAAGGTGTAACAGATGGACTGCTTAAAGCAGTTATAGATGCAAAAACAGACAAAATATTGGGATGTACTTTATTATGCAATACTTCCCACGAAATGATAAACATTGTTGCAGCGGCTATGAAAGCTGAACAAAAATATACATTCCTAAAAGATATGATATTTACTCACCCAACAATGAGCGAGGCTTTGAATGATTTGTTTGGGAGCGTGAAATAAATTGAAAGAACTGATTGTACTTATATTTTTAAATTTATTGATGTTTTATAGCTTATTTAGATTACTTTTTTGTTTTATAAAAGTTTTTCAGAAAAAAGAAATTAAGAAGTTTTTATGGGGTGATTTAGTTTTTGGAATAGTGTATTTGTTTTTCATAGAAGTTTTGGGTAAGGATTTTTTTTCACAAAACCAAGGCTTACATGTAATAGTATGTATTTTGGTTGTTTTATTGTTTATGCTAATGAAAAGAAAAACTAACAAGTTCTTGTCTTATGTTGCTTTTTCTTTAGTTTTTATTGATTTATTAGGATTGATTTATCATGGAAATATGCAATTTTATGGAATTATAGTTTTACAAATGCCGATTTTTATAATTGCAAATTTTGTAAAAGATGATAATAGGTTAAATAAATATACATATTCGGCATTAATAATGGCTAATTCACTCAATATATCTGCAATTTCACTTAAAACTTTAATGTTGTTGGAAAAGACAGGAAAAATTTGAATCAAGGAGAAGGTAAAATGGTATTAATTTTAATGACAGTTGTAGTACTTTTTTACGAATTATTCAAAATTCTCTTTAATATTATAAGGTTTTTTTTTTTAAAAAAAGGATAAAAAAATTTTTGGAAATTGACTTGGCTGCTGGGATGATTTGTTTCATTTTATGGTTAGCGGCAATGGGAAATTACTCTTATTTGTTTCCTAATCAAATATTTCATTCAATATTTTATGTTGTTGCTGTTTTAATATTTTTAACAAATGAAACAGAGAAAAAAGTTTATAATTATTTGTTATTTGCAATAACGGTGATTGATATAATAATCTTTTTAATTGCATTATTCAGTATATTTGGTTTGTATCCTGTTATGTTTTTTCTACCTGTTATATTGATTTGTATAGTATTAATTCTAAGAAAAAAGAATGATAAATTGGATTATGGATATTTAATGTTGTCTTTAATTAATATTGTAAATATTTTATTGCCATATGCAATGATGATTGCTTATATAGCTTCGGAGTTATAAAAAAATTGTTTTTACTTTTTGTTAATTAATGTTATAATTATTTATAGATTTTTTACTGTACTTTTTGGCATAAATTGGAAAAAAAGATAAAAAATAATCTCAACACTAAGAGTTTAATATCAATAAATTTTATTTTATATCATATTTTAGATAAAAATTAAGATAGAAATTAGAAATGAAAGTAATATTTTTTAGAAAGGAAATTAGAAAAATGGAAGATATTATTAAAAAAGTAAATGAATTTTCAAAGTTGGCACGTGAGAGGGAATTGACGAAAGAAGAGAAGAAAGAGCGTGAAAAATATAGAAAAATGTATATTGAAAAATTTAAGGAAAGTGTGAGAGGGCATTTGGACAGCATTAAGGTTGTTAGAGTGGATGACGATGGAAATCCAATTGATGATGACGGGAATGTTATTGAGCCTGAAGCGTAAATAAAACAGTAATAATAGCATTTAGAGATTAATCTTTTAAAATCTTGAAAGTTGGATTGATAAGATTTTGGTAATTGTTTAAAGTGGATTAGGAAGGGAATGAGTGGAAATTTATGAAATATGATTTAGTTATATTTGATTTGGACGGAACGCTTATGGATACGTCGAAATCTATTACAAAGACTGTAAATTCAGCGATGGAAGAACTTGGGAAAAAGCAATATTCTGCTAATGAATGCGTAAAATTTGTTGGTGGTGGAGTTTCAGGGCTTGCACGGAATATTTTGGGAAAAGAGAAATATGAGGATGTAACGAATGAGGAAATGGAAAAAGTTATAAGAAAATATTATGATATTTACTTTGACTATGGTGTTGAGCCTTATGAAGGAATACCTGAATTGCTTGATTTTTTGGAACAGAATGGCGTGAAAAAAGGTATTGTAACAAACAAGGATCATGAAACAGCCTTATCTGCAGTTGATAAAAAGTTATCCAAATGGAAATTTGATGGAATATTTGGCTCAAATGAAAAGGAATATCCAAATAAGCCAAATCCGTACAATGTTTATAAAATGGCACAAAACTTAAATATTTCAAAAGAAAAAATATTATTTGTTGGAGATATGCTTGTGGATGTAAATACAGCTAAAAATGCTGGAATTGATATTGTTTACTGCAAATGGGGATTTGGCGAAGTAAAAGGCGAGGATGGAATTGATGAAGATGTGAAGGTGTCTGATGTTCAGGAAATTATTGAGAGAATAAAAGGTGAATAGAAAGTTTTTAGAGAAATCGTTTTAGTATTTTATATTAAAGCGATTTTTTTTGATTTGTAAAGTGCTATACATTTACTAGAGAAAATGATAAAATAAAATCAAGATAAAAAAGTTTGGGTAACAAATGAAAAGCAGAAGAAGGAACGGTGGGATGTATGAAAGAGCAGAGAAGTCAGAAGATTTTGGTAATAAATACAGGTGGGACAATCAGCATGGTTCATTCAGATAAAGATGACAATAAAAGTGCATTGAAGCCCTCTTCATCTTGGGAGGAAGTTATATATAACTATCAATTTTTAAAGGATATGAAAGTTGATTATGTTCAGACAAGCAAAATCATTGATTCTTCTGATATGAATTATGAAATTTGGCTGGAAATTGGTAAAATAATTGAAGAAAATTACGATAAATACAAAGGTTTTGTAATACTGCATGGAACGGATACAATGTCCTACACTGCAAGTGTTCTTTCTTTTATGTTAAAAAATCTTGGGAAAACGGTTATTTTGACAGGAGCACAGCGTCCGATTCAGGAAATAAGAAGTGATGGACTGCAAAATTTGCTAACTTCTATTGAAATAATTGAAAAACAGACTCAGGTAAATAGTGAAATTTGTAATTCAGAAAATGAAATACTGCCTGTAATTCCAGAAGTATGCGTATTTTTCAGGGATCATCTTTTTAGGGGAAATCGTTCAAGAAAGCTTGATTCTACGAATTATTTTGGATTTTCTTCCCCAAATTATCTTCCATTAGGGCAGGCAGGCTCAAAAATAAAAATATATGAAAACAGGCTATTATCAAAGCCAGAGGGAAAATTTTATGTAGATTACAAAATTAATCCAAATGTACTGATGATGGATGTATTCCCTGGATTTAATCCTAAAATTTTAAAACGGATATTCCAAGATGATGATAGTATAAAAGGACTTGTATTACGAACTTACGGAAGTGGAAATACTCCACAAAATAAAGAATTTTTAGAAACAATAAAATATATAATTGATATGGGAGTTATAATTCTGAATGTAACTCAATGCACAGTTGGAAGTGTGGAAATGGGACTTTATGAGTCAAATGCAATACTTACGGAACTAGGTGTTGTAAATGGATACGATATGACACCAGAAGCTGCAATTACAAAATTTATGTGCCTTTTAGGGAAATATGATGTGGAAAAAGTTAAGGAAAGATTGGTAATGAATATTGCGGGAGAGCTTACTAAATAGATTTTATACTAAACCCCATTTAAAAACGAATTCGTTAAAAACTTTTTTAATAAAGGATATAAACCTAATATTTCAAATAATCAAAATATAATTTTTTATTTTTTAAATAAAGTCTAGTATAAATATAATCTGTCGGAGCATTTTTATGTACTGGCAAAACTGTCTGAGCATAGCGAGTTTTTTGTCAGTGCAGAAAAATGCGTAGACTAGCCATAGGTTGTAGGATTTGCGGCAATGAGCAATCCTACGAAAATAAAAATGAAAAAAATTTATTAATTAAAATATCTAAAAAATAATAAAAAACAATTTAGTTGAATGATTTATGAATTAACTATCAAACAATCCTACTATAAAAATTTAATGGGATTTAGTATTAGATTTAGAATTATAATATTTATTATGTTAGTAAAATTGCTTTTAACTTATGAAGTATTCTGGTGTTATAAAGAAAAGTGAGTAATAAATTGATAAAGGATATAAAATGGAAAATATTAATACAGAAAAAATAAAGCTAGATAAATTAATAAGAGATTTTGAGAATACAAAATATTTTGGATATATGTTTTTTGTAGAATATGATGGACAGAAATTTGAATCTTTTGATGAAAATCCTAATAAAAAGAGTGTTAAATCAGAATTCAGAAAAATGTTGGAAAATAACAAAATCAAGATTTTTAAAGGTATTCAGCAGGCTGGAAGGACTGATGCAAATGTGAGTGCAAAAGAAAATATACTTTATATAAATTCCAAAGAGATAATTGATTTTTCAAAATTAAAATTTTTGGAAACAGAAGGGCTGAAAGTCAATAAAATAGTGAGAACATTGCCATTTCTTGAATTTCCACAAATGATTGAAAAAAGATATTATATTTATGAATATCCAAAAAAACTTAAGAAAAACGATGAAGAGAGAATAAATCAGATTTGCAATAAAGTATCTGGGAAAAAGAATTTTTACGAATTTACTTCAGAAAAGGGGAAAAAATTAAAAAATCACACAAGAGAAATTTTTGTGAAATATGAAAATGATAAACTGTATTTTGTGGGAGATGGATTTTTGCCACAGCAGGTGCGGATTATGAGCAATTTTATTTTAAATAATACAAAATTTGATATTGAAAAATTAAATGATGAAAATTTTGAAAATAGGAAATTGGGGATAAAAGATAAAACGCTTGATGGGAAATATTTGACACTTGTGAAAGTTGAATTTTCAGAAAAATTAGAGAAAATCAGTTTTTTTGATGTGAAAAATATTGAAGAATTGATAAATTTGAAAAAGAATAATAATGAAATTTTTGAAATAGAAAATTCTGAAATCAAAATAGATGATTTGAATGAACAATTAAAAAGCATTGATAAAGTTAAAAAAATTGAGAGAAATAGTTATTTTACAGTATTTTTCATTGAGAAGAAAGATAAAGGGGAATTTATTGGAAAAAGAGGGAAAAATATTAGGAAGTTAAAGAAGATTTTGGGGGATATAGTTGTAAAAGAGATTTGAAAAAATTGAAAAATATTTTATAGATTATGTAAAAATTTATTGTTTTTAAAAATTTTTAGATACTGTTTATAGAAAAATATTGAATGATGAGATTTGATAGCAGGATATTAACATATTTTGTCAGAAAGTGTAGAAAAATGAGAAAATCAAGATTAGGAAAAGAGTGGAAAAATGTATATAATTAGAAAAGCAATGGAATATTTTAAACCGAAAATTAACAGGGCTTATATGAATGAGGCTTTGAAAAAATTGACAGAAAAAGAAAAGAAAATATTTTTGGAAATGTCCGATTACGATAAGTTTCATTCGCTTGAAGTTTATAAAAAAATAAAAAAAACGGAACTGAAAAACAATGAGAAATATTTGAAATTGGCACTTCTACATGACTGTGGAAAAGAAAATGTGTCGATTATAACGAGAGTTTTGCATAAATTAGGATTTAAAACGCAGTTGCAAAATCACGCACAAAGAAGTTTTGAAAAGCTGGAGAAAGTCGATGAGGAAGTAGCGGTTTTGGCGAAAAATCATCATAATAGAGGTTATTCTCAGGAAATGGATATTTTTCAGAAATGTGATGATGAGAGTTAAGAAATTGATGAAAAATTTTTAGAAAAGAGTGATTTTATGGAAGACAAGTATAAAATGACATTGGAGGAGAATATTTTTGTCGCAAAAAGAAATATAGTGGATTCAATTTGGAAATCGGCAAATCTGGAAGGAATAGCTGTAACTTATCCTCAGACAGAAACGATTTTTCAGGGACTGGGAGTTCAGAATATGAAAGTTAAGGATATAAATGCCATTGTTAATTTAAAACATTCGTGGGAATTTATTTTGGAAAATATTGAATATCCTCTTGATTTAAACTATATTTGCAAAATTAATCAGCTTATTGGAGAGGCAAATGTAAATCCTTTTCCTGGACAATTAAGATTTTCTGATGTAAGTATGGGTGGAACAGATTGGAAGCCTGAAATTCCAAATAAGGAAAAAGTGAATGATAATTTGAATGAAATTTTGGAAAGTGAAAACTCTGCAACAGAAAAAGCAATAAATTTAATGCTATATTTAATGAGAAGCCAACTTTTTTATGATGGAAATAAAAGAACAAGCATGATGACAGCAAATCACGTAATGATTCAAAACGGTGCTGGAATTATTTCTGTACCGATAAAACAGCAGGAGAAATTTTTGGAACTGCTTGTCAAATTTTATGAAACTAATGATACGAGTGAAATTAAGGAATTGATTTATAATCATTGTATTGATGGAATAAATTTTAAAAGAGAATAAAATTTTTGGAAATAAAAAATTATAAAAGAAAGAAAAATAGATAATTATGAATGAAAAATATGAAGTTGAAAATGAATTTGAAGATGAAATAGATGTTGAAAATAGTGAAAATGAGGAAAATATTGTTGTTTTAAATGAAGAGGCAGGGAGCAGGATTGATAAATTTTTGTCGGAAAGGCTGGAGTTGACACGGACACGCATTCAACAGCTTATAAAAGATGAAAATATTTTGGTAAATGAAAAAAAAACAAAGCCTGCTTATAAAATTGAAGAAAATGATACAATAAAAGTTGTAATTCCAGAACTGGAAACTGTTGAAATAAAACCTGAAAACATTGATATTGAAATAATTTATGAAGATAATGATTTGGCAGTTATAAATAAAAAAGCTGGAATTGTCGTACATCCTGCAAACGGACATTATTCGGGAACGCTTGTAAATGCAATTTTGTATCACATCAAAGATTTGTCAGGAATAAATGGAGAAATCCGTCCTGGCATTGTGCATAGGCTAGACAAGGACACAAGCGGACTTTTAATAATCGCCAAAAATGACAAGGCACATCTAAAATTGTCACAAATGTTTCACGATAAAACTGTAAAAAAAACTTATCTTGCAATTTTAAAAGGAAAACTAAACAAAAAAAGCGGAAGAATTGTAACACAAATTGGGCGTGATAAAAACGACAGGAAGAAAATGACCGTAATAAATGACTTAAATTCAGGAAAAACTGCAATTACAAATTACGAAGCAATTTCACAGACGGAAAAATTTACGCTTGTTAAAGTTCATATTGAAACTGGAAGAACTCACCAAATAAGAGTTCACATGAAATATTTAGGATACCCAATTCTAGGTGACAGTGTCTACGGCAGAACAGACACCGAAAAACGCCAAATGCTTCATGCCTACAAATTGGAATTTGAACATCCAATTACAGAAGAAGAAATAGAATTTATTGCAGAATTACCTGAAGATTTTGAAAAGGCATTGAAAAAATGTGGGCTAGAATTTGAAATTTTTTGATTTTTTTAAATATTCATTCTAATTAAATGAATAATTATAGTTAAATTAAAAATATCGAATTTATAAGTTATTAGTATTAGATAAATTAATTAGAAATTTTTGTGTCAAGTGGGAGTGTAGAGGTATGGCGTTTAATACCTCTGTGTTAAAAAAACTAATAAAAATATTAAATTTGAAATAGAATTTGAGAAACTAATTTAAGATTATCAAATTTTAAGTTTAGAAATATTATAAAAAGTAAAGGAATATGCTTATGGATAAAAAAAATGAATTAATGGAATTTGACGAAAAATATAATAAGATTGTTGTTGGGGTTGATGAGGCTGGTAGAGGGCCTTTGGCAGGGCCAGTCGTGGCTGGAGCTGTAATTGTGATTCAGGATTTCCCAGAATTGCAGGAGATTAATGATTCGAAGAAGTTGACTGAGAAAAAAAGGGAAAGATTGTTTGAAGCGATAGAAAAGAATTGTATCGTGGGAATCGGAATCGCTTCAGAAAAAGAAATTGATGAGATGAATATTTTGAATGCAACATTTCTAGCAATGCGTCGAGCGATAAATCAAGTGACTGAAAAATCAGCATTTGATATAGTTCTAGTTGATGGTAATCATTTGATTCGAGAGTATGAAGGAGAGCAGGAATGCATTGTAAAGGGAGACAGCAAATCATTAGCTATTGCGACAGCTTCGATTGTGGCAAAGGTTACAAGAGACAGAATGCTTTGTGAGATTGCAAAGGAATTTCCTGAGTATGAATTTGAGAAACATAAAGGATATGGAACTAAGAAACATAGGGAGATTTTACTTGAAAAAGGGGCTTGTAGGTATCATAGGAAGATGTTTTTGAAGAAGATATTGGGAAATCAGTAAAATAATCATATTTAGGAGTAATTTATGGAAAGTGAATTAAAAAAAATATTAAATACAATTTACCAAGAAGAAAAAAAACTAACTATAGAAGAATACATGAATTTAAATAGAGGTATTTGTATTAATCCATTAAGAATATGTGGAATAAAATATATAAAAGAAAATATTAATAAGGTAACGTTTCGAGAGGAAATTGTCAATTTACAAAAAGAAAAATTAGAGCAACAAATACAAAAAGAAAAATTAAAAAAAATTGATATAAAAAATAAAGAAATATATGAAAAAAACATACGAAGAATAGAAAAAGAGAAAAAAGAAATTGATTTCTTAAAAATGATTCATAATTTTAAAATATATTATGAAGATGCAAATTATGAAATGTCAATAGAGGAATTTGTGTATAATGAAATTTTAAAATTGTTGTATGAAAAATACAGAAGTATTGTAGAAGAACCAGATTATAAAATAAATGAAAAAAATAATATGTTAGAAAAAACTTATGAGTTTATCAATGATGACACGCAGTATAAAAAATATAAATTATTGAAGATAAATAAATACAGAAAGCTAATAAAAATACGTTTTTTTTGTTTAAAGGATGTAAGAATGAAAACTAATAATTATATCATGTTAGATAATCATTTATCAGAAAAAATTTGTGAAAAATTAAAGCAATTAAAAGATAAAAAATATATAAAAGATTTGTCTTTAAAACCTAATTATTATTTAGGAATTTTAGAAAAAATTCCGAGTGCAGAAGATATAAATTTTGGAAAAACATTTAAATTTGAAAATTTAAAAGAAATTTTACCAACTAAGTTAGTTTCTTATGAAAAAGGTGAAAATTTATGGATTAATATTGAAAGAAACAGTATCACTTTTGAAGAAATTTCTGAAAATTTTGAAATTATAGAAGATGATATTATAAAAACTCAAGTAATACATTGTGAATATTTTGAAAAAGCAGGGAAATTTTATATCTCTCATATGGATCATGAATATATTTTTTACTCTATTGAAGAATATGAAAAAAGACTATGTGATATAAAACAAAAAGGAAAAGCCTTAAAAAAAGTAAAAACATTTAAAATTGATAATTCTGAAATTCCTTTTATATTAGATGACGGAACAAATATCTTGTTATTTTTTTTAAATGAATATTTTAATTCTGAAAAATTATTGCTAGAATATTTTGAAAATATAAATTAAAAAAATTATCAATATTTAGATATTGTAATATTATTAAATTTATAATATAAATAAAGACTTTTGTGTATAAAAATTTTTCCTTTATAAATCCCTTATTTATTTGGGAAAATAAAAAAATTAACTTTTTTAAAAATTTTAAAATAAATAAAATTGAGAAAATATTTAAAGAAAGTGGATTAGAGTGGAAAGATAAGGAAAAAAATTAAAAAAATCAAATAATAAAAAAAGAAGAGGAAATTTTCCAGTCTTGAAAAATAAGTAAAAAATTGGTATCATATAATATAAAATTAAAAGAATAAATATAGATATTTGTGATACAATATTAAAAAAGGGGATGGGACGAGAAATATTATGAATAAAAGGGAAATTGGGTTTAAGTATGAGAATGTGGCGAAGGAATATTTGATTTTGCAAGGGCTTACGTTTGTTGAGAGTAATTTTTATACCAGGTTTGGGGAGATTGACTTGATTTTTTTTGAAAAGAGGAGTCAGACGCTGGTGTTTGTGGAGGTCAAATATCGGAAGAATGATTTTTTTGGATCAGCGATTGAGATGGTGACGGAGGATAAGCAGAATAAGATTCTTGCAAGTTCACAAATTTATCTTTTAAAAAAGGAATGGGATAAAAATGTAAGGTATGATATTGTCGGAGTAAGTCGTGGCTCTAACAGTATTGAGTGGTTAAAAAATGCGTTTTGAGGTGATTATATGAGAAATGATGAGAAATGTTGCAAATGTGGAGAAGAAATGTTTGAAATGAAAAAGGTGGCAATTCCTACAAAAAAAGTTGCTGGAACTCAGATTGCCATTGATACATTTTATTTAAAAATATGTAAAAATTGTGGATATACAGAAATGTACTCAACTAAAATAGTTCAAAAGGTTGAGGATCCTGTTGAAGGATATTAAATTTTTTAAGGAAATAATATTTAATTTTAAAGGAATTTTATTTAGAAACCAGGATATAATTTCAGGGGTGGAATTAGTTGAGTACGGTATTGTATCGAAGGATACGAAAAATATTCTGAAAAGTTTGAAAAAATTGCGAAAATTAAATAATATTTATTATGTATGGGATTACAATAAGGAGTTTAAGAGGTTAATTTATTCTTATAAATATAATCATAGAAAAATCATGGCAAAGTTGATTGCTGAATTGATAAAGGAAGAATTTTATTATGTCTTGAAACGTGAAAAGATAGATATTGTCGTGAGTGTGCCTGTCAGCAGAAAAAGAAAGAATGAAAGAGGGTATAATCAGGTTGATGAGATTTTGAACTGTCTGAAAGTGAATTATGTTCGGATTGAGAGAATAAAAAATACAAAAAAGATGGCTGAAATTTTGGACGAAGAAGAAAGAAACAGGAATATTGAGGGAGCTTTTAGGGTTTCTAAGAATGTTGACTTGAGTAATAAAAAAATTTTGATACTCGATGATATTGTAACGACAGGAGCGACACTTAGGGAAATAAAAAATAGCATTTTAAGGCAATTTGATAATAAAGATAAAAAAAATGGAAATAATATAAAAATTACTGTTTTTTGTCTGGCTGCGGCTAGGGAGATTAAGGTAAATAGAGGAGAAATATGAGTTTTAAATTAAAAATGAAAGTTTTATTGTTTTTGGTAAGTTCAGTTGTTTCATTTTC
This is a stretch of genomic DNA from Leptotrichia hofstadii. It encodes these proteins:
- a CDS encoding FAD-dependent oxidoreductase, whose amino-acid sequence is MKKYDAIIIGFGKGGKTLAGFLAGKGQNVALIEKSDKMYGGTCINIGCIPTKKLVDSTKVLKNKGLSGIEEKERFYEESINNKNTLIGALRGKNYEMLATKENIDIYDGFGSFVSKNVVNIESNGENVQIEGEKIFINTGSVTIIPGIKGLKESNHVYTSTSIMELKELPKKLTILGAGYIGLEFASMYADFGSEVTVIDLAQRLMPREDEEIADRAKAIFEAKGIKFLLESKIEEIVDKNGKGYVQISQGASKSEIESDAILVAIGRKPNTEGLNLEAAGVKTDEKGAVVVDETLKTTADNIWAMGDVKGGLQFTYISLDDFRIIRDNLYNGGNRTVNDRNVIPYSVFINPPLSRVGMTESEAIAKGYEVKTGRLEAMAIPKAKIEGVTDGLLKAVIDAKTDKILGCTLLCNTSHEMINIVAAAMKAEQKYTFLKDMIFTHPTMSEALNDLFGSVK
- a CDS encoding DUF896 domain-containing protein; this translates as MEDIIKKVNEFSKLARERELTKEEKKEREKYRKMYIEKFKESVRGHLDSIKVVRVDDDGNPIDDDGNVIEPEA
- a CDS encoding HAD family hydrolase, whose translation is MKYDLVIFDLDGTLMDTSKSITKTVNSAMEELGKKQYSANECVKFVGGGVSGLARNILGKEKYEDVTNEEMEKVIRKYYDIYFDYGVEPYEGIPELLDFLEQNGVKKGIVTNKDHETALSAVDKKLSKWKFDGIFGSNEKEYPNKPNPYNVYKMAQNLNISKEKILFVGDMLVDVNTAKNAGIDIVYCKWGFGEVKGEDGIDEDVKVSDVQEIIERIKGE
- a CDS encoding asparaginase, coding for MKEQRSQKILVINTGGTISMVHSDKDDNKSALKPSSSWEEVIYNYQFLKDMKVDYVQTSKIIDSSDMNYEIWLEIGKIIEENYDKYKGFVILHGTDTMSYTASVLSFMLKNLGKTVILTGAQRPIQEIRSDGLQNLLTSIEIIEKQTQVNSEICNSENEILPVIPEVCVFFRDHLFRGNRSRKLDSTNYFGFSSPNYLPLGQAGSKIKIYENRLLSKPEGKFYVDYKINPNVLMMDVFPGFNPKILKRIFQDDDSIKGLVLRTYGSGNTPQNKEFLETIKYIIDMGVIILNVTQCTVGSVEMGLYESNAILTELGVVNGYDMTPEAAITKFMCLLGKYDVEKVKERLVMNIAGELTK
- a CDS encoding pseudouridine synthase family protein; this translates as MENINTEKIKLDKLIRDFENTKYFGYMFFVEYDGQKFESFDENPNKKSVKSEFRKMLENNKIKIFKGIQQAGRTDANVSAKENILYINSKEIIDFSKLKFLETEGLKVNKIVRTLPFLEFPQMIEKRYYIYEYPKKLKKNDEERINQICNKVSGKKNFYEFTSEKGKKLKNHTREIFVKYENDKLYFVGDGFLPQQVRIMSNFILNNTKFDIEKLNDENFENRKLGIKDKTLDGKYLTLVKVEFSEKLEKISFFDVKNIEELINLKKNNNEIFEIENSEIKIDDLNEQLKSIDKVKKIERNSYFTVFFIEKKDKGEFIGKRGKNIRKLKKILGDIVVKEI
- a CDS encoding HD domain-containing protein, which produces MYIIRKAMEYFKPKINRAYMNEALKKLTEKEKKIFLEMSDYDKFHSLEVYKKIKKTELKNNEKYLKLALLHDCGKENVSIITRVLHKLGFKTQLQNHAQRSFEKLEKVDEEVAVLAKNHHNRGYSQEMDIFQKCDDES
- a CDS encoding Fic family protein gives rise to the protein MEDKYKMTLEENIFVAKRNIVDSIWKSANLEGIAVTYPQTETIFQGLGVQNMKVKDINAIVNLKHSWEFILENIEYPLDLNYICKINQLIGEANVNPFPGQLRFSDVSMGGTDWKPEIPNKEKVNDNLNEILESENSATEKAINLMLYLMRSQLFYDGNKRTSMMTANHVMIQNGAGIISVPIKQQEKFLELLVKFYETNDTSEIKELIYNHCIDGINFKRE
- a CDS encoding RluA family pseudouridine synthase, with amino-acid sequence MNEKYEVENEFEDEIDVENSENEENIVVLNEEAGSRIDKFLSERLELTRTRIQQLIKDENILVNEKKTKPAYKIEENDTIKVVIPELETVEIKPENIDIEIIYEDNDLAVINKKAGIVVHPANGHYSGTLVNAILYHIKDLSGINGEIRPGIVHRLDKDTSGLLIIAKNDKAHLKLSQMFHDKTVKKTYLAILKGKLNKKSGRIVTQIGRDKNDRKKMTVINDLNSGKTAITNYEAISQTEKFTLVKVHIETGRTHQIRVHMKYLGYPILGDSVYGRTDTEKRQMLHAYKLEFEHPITEEEIEFIAELPEDFEKALKKCGLEFEIF